One Lactobacillus sp. CBA3606 DNA segment encodes these proteins:
- the pyrE gene encoding orotate phosphoribosyltransferase, translating to MTEIAATIATDLLTIKAVTLRPNDPFTWASGIHSPIYTDNRLTISYPQVRQHIAAGIAAVIRAQYPEAQVIAGVATAGIPHAAWVAQLLDLPLIYVRSKPKDHGAGRQIEGVLKPGAKVVMLDDLISTGGSVLQAAKAVQAAGGEVLAVGAVFSYELAAATQNFAAANLPLFSLSNYTTLIKVARAANYIDDQELASLHAWREDPAAWA from the coding sequence ATGACTGAAATAGCAGCAACAATTGCCACAGATTTATTAACAATTAAGGCGGTCACGTTACGTCCTAATGACCCATTTACTTGGGCTAGTGGGATTCACAGCCCCATTTACACCGATAATCGCTTAACGATTTCGTATCCTCAGGTACGCCAACATATTGCTGCTGGGATTGCTGCGGTGATTCGCGCGCAATATCCTGAAGCCCAAGTGATTGCGGGTGTCGCTACTGCCGGTATTCCACATGCGGCTTGGGTGGCACAACTCCTGGATTTACCATTGATTTATGTCCGTTCTAAGCCTAAGGATCATGGCGCTGGCCGTCAGATTGAAGGGGTCCTTAAACCTGGGGCTAAAGTTGTCATGTTGGATGATTTAATCTCTACCGGTGGGAGCGTGCTCCAAGCAGCTAAAGCGGTTCAAGCCGCTGGGGGCGAAGTTTTAGCGGTCGGTGCCGTTTTTAGTTATGAACTGGCTGCCGCCACGCAAAATTTTGCCGCTGCCAACTTGCCATTGTTTAGCTTGTCGAACTATACCACGTTAATTAAAGTTGCCCGGGCTGCCAATTATATTGATGACCAAGAGTTAGCTTCATTACATGCCTGGCGGGAAGATCCGGCCGCTTGGGCCTAA
- the pyrF gene encoding orotidine-5'-phosphate decarboxylase: MRRPVIIALDFPTATQALAFLDRFPAQLSLTVKVGMELFYAAGPQIVTAIEARGHAVFLDLKLHDIPHTVGAAMQVIGRLGVRYTTVHAAGGAAMLTAAKQGLVAGAAERGLPAPQLLAITQLTSTSQTMLNQDQRIPGTVAASVVHYAQLAQTSGCDGVICSAQEVAAIHAAVGSDFIGITPGIRPQTAATDDQQRVMTPAAAAQAGSDGLVIGRPITQTADPYQAYQQILTEWSASND, from the coding sequence ATGAGGCGACCAGTTATAATTGCTTTGGATTTTCCAACTGCAACGCAGGCGTTAGCTTTTTTAGACCGTTTTCCAGCGCAGTTATCATTAACGGTCAAAGTGGGTATGGAACTCTTTTACGCTGCCGGACCACAGATTGTAACAGCCATTGAGGCCCGGGGACATGCGGTGTTTTTAGATTTAAAGCTTCATGATATTCCGCATACGGTGGGGGCGGCGATGCAAGTCATTGGCCGGTTAGGCGTTCGTTATACGACGGTGCATGCCGCCGGCGGAGCAGCTATGTTGACGGCAGCCAAACAGGGCTTGGTCGCGGGAGCCGCTGAACGTGGGTTACCAGCACCGCAGTTATTGGCGATTACCCAACTGACATCGACCAGTCAAACTATGTTGAATCAAGACCAACGAATTCCAGGGACGGTTGCTGCTAGCGTGGTGCACTATGCACAATTAGCTCAGACGAGTGGGTGCGACGGGGTCATTTGTTCCGCTCAAGAAGTGGCCGCAATTCATGCCGCCGTTGGTTCGGATTTTATCGGTATTACGCCAGGAATTCGGCCGCAAACAGCAGCGACTGATGATCAACAACGGGTGATGACACCAGCAGCAGCGGCACAAGCCGGTAGTGATGGCTTAGTTATTGGCCGGCCGATTACGCAAACCGCTGACCCCTATCAAGCGTATCAACAAATTTTAACTGAATGGAGTGCTAGCAATGACTGA
- a CDS encoding dihydroorotate dehydrogenase produces the protein MERLAVNLAGVPFKNPVMPASGTAAYGQTMAQQLALGDLGGFVIKSTTAQPRVGNPRPTTAVTSAGWLNAIGLKNPGIENVLAEKLPWLAAHYPDLPVVGSVAGNTFDEYVTVAQQMAMAPNVKLLEINISCPNVDHGGLAFGTDPAVVEALTRQIVTAVDKPVFMKLTPNVTAIVPIAQAAEAGGAAGLTMINTLTGMGIDLQTRQPILAHGTGGLSGKAIHPLAVRMIHEVRQHTKLPIIGVGGVFTPADVLEFYLAGANAVQVGAATYGQPTACTAIIAGLPAAMDQYGITSLTQLISEVQG, from the coding sequence ATGGAACGATTAGCAGTTAATTTAGCAGGGGTACCGTTTAAAAATCCAGTGATGCCTGCCAGTGGGACGGCCGCTTATGGTCAAACGATGGCGCAACAATTAGCACTGGGCGATTTGGGTGGATTCGTGATAAAATCCACGACCGCGCAACCTCGCGTGGGTAATCCACGGCCAACAACTGCCGTGACGTCGGCTGGTTGGTTGAATGCGATTGGGTTGAAAAATCCAGGTATCGAAAATGTGCTGGCGGAAAAGTTACCATGGCTAGCGGCGCATTACCCAGACTTACCAGTCGTGGGAAGTGTGGCCGGTAACACGTTTGACGAATACGTGACGGTAGCGCAACAAATGGCAATGGCGCCGAACGTTAAATTACTGGAAATTAATATTTCATGTCCCAATGTTGATCACGGTGGCTTGGCATTTGGGACTGACCCAGCCGTGGTGGAAGCTTTAACACGCCAAATTGTGACGGCTGTCGATAAACCTGTTTTTATGAAGCTAACGCCAAATGTAACGGCAATTGTCCCAATTGCGCAAGCCGCTGAAGCTGGCGGGGCTGCCGGATTAACCATGATTAATACGCTAACGGGGATGGGAATCGATTTGCAGACCCGACAACCCATCTTAGCGCATGGCACTGGTGGCTTATCTGGCAAAGCCATTCATCCATTAGCTGTGCGGATGATTCATGAAGTTCGGCAACATACCAAGTTACCAATTATCGGTGTCGGGGGTGTCTTTACGCCAGCTGATGTATTGGAATTTTACTTAGCCGGTGCCAACGCAGTTCAAGTTGGCGCAGCGACGTATGGGCAACCGACCGCCTGTACGGCTATTATTGCGGGCTTGCCCGCAGCAATGGATCAATATGGGATTACGAGCTTAACCCAATTGATTTCGGAGGTGCAAGGATGA
- the carB gene encoding carbamoyl-phosphate synthase large subunit has protein sequence MPKRTDIHKIMVIGSGPIIIGQAAEFDYSGTQACLALKELGYEVVLVNSNPATIMTDKEIADQVYLEPITLEFVSQILRKEHPDAILPTLGGQQGLNMAMELADSGILTALKIELLGTKLSAIDQAEDREKFKELMETLGEPVPASGIAYTVEDAVSFATTTGYPVIVRPAFTMGGTGGGIAENEADLRTIAENGLALSPVTQVLIEQSIAGYKEIEFEVMRDAADNAMVVCNMENFDPVGIHTGDSIVYAPVQTLSDREVQRLRDASLKIIRALKIEGGCNVQLALDPNSFNYYIIEVNPRVSRSSALASKATGYPIAKMAAKIAVGLHLDEIKNPVTGTTYAEFEPALDYVVCKIPRWPFDKFTHADRRLGTQMKATGEVMAIGRNIEEATLKAVRSLEIGHTYIDDPALATVDDDTLSDKLIHAQDDRLFYLAAAIRRGYQIEDLAELTKINVFFLDKLLHLIELERALTAQPDNLEILTTAKQNGFADATVADLWHETVDTVRHFRQANQLTPVYKMVDTCAGEFASTTPYYYGTYETENESQVSARQSVLVLGSGPIRIGQGVEFDYATVHSVKAIQQAGYEAIIMNSNPETVSTDFSISDKLYFEPLTLEDVLNVIDLEQPLGVIVQFGGQTAINLAAPLAKRGVKILGTSVADVNRAEDRDEFDRVIKQLQIPQPAGDTASDEATALAIADRLGYPVLVRPSYVLGGRAMEIVKKRADLDYYMHNAVQVSHDHPVLVDRYLVGKECEVDAICDGETVLIPGIMEHIERAGVHSGDSMAVYPPQSLSAAVQHQIVTYTKQLALTLNCIGMMNIQFVIHDEQVYVIEVNPRASRTVPFLSKVTGIPMARVATRVILGQTLQAQGYASGLVQPGPLVHVKAPVFSFSKLNRVDSLLGPEMKSTGEVMGSDQTMAKALYKAFEAAKLHVPSHGNVLITVRDDDKPEARQLAQRFHELGFQLMATTGTATDLMAAGLPVKVVNKIATGEHDLRHQMEAGQVQVVINTVSDEEQAENDGTLIRNTAIAHGIPLFTALDTVAAILQVLESQSFVTQAL, from the coding sequence ATGCCTAAACGCACAGATATTCATAAAATTATGGTCATCGGTTCGGGGCCCATTATTATTGGGCAGGCGGCTGAATTTGATTATTCTGGGACGCAAGCTTGCTTAGCTTTAAAAGAACTTGGCTATGAAGTCGTCTTAGTTAATTCAAATCCCGCGACTATTATGACGGACAAAGAAATTGCCGATCAGGTTTACTTAGAACCCATTACCTTAGAGTTTGTTTCACAAATTCTGCGTAAGGAACATCCGGATGCCATTCTCCCAACTTTAGGTGGGCAACAAGGTTTAAATATGGCGATGGAATTAGCAGATTCCGGTATTTTAACGGCACTAAAAATTGAATTATTAGGCACTAAATTAAGTGCGATTGACCAAGCAGAAGATCGTGAGAAATTCAAAGAGTTGATGGAAACTTTGGGTGAACCGGTCCCAGCTTCGGGGATTGCTTATACGGTTGAAGACGCCGTGTCTTTCGCAACAACGACCGGCTATCCGGTCATCGTGCGCCCGGCCTTTACTATGGGTGGCACTGGTGGTGGGATTGCTGAAAATGAAGCTGATTTACGGACGATCGCTGAAAATGGGTTGGCATTGTCGCCAGTGACTCAAGTCTTGATTGAACAAAGCATTGCCGGGTATAAGGAAATTGAATTTGAAGTCATGCGAGATGCGGCCGATAATGCGATGGTGGTTTGCAACATGGAAAATTTCGATCCCGTGGGAATTCATACGGGGGATTCGATTGTGTATGCGCCCGTCCAAACCTTATCTGATCGTGAAGTGCAACGATTACGGGATGCGTCGTTAAAGATTATCCGAGCGTTAAAAATTGAAGGGGGCTGTAATGTTCAACTTGCCTTAGACCCCAACAGTTTCAACTATTATATTATCGAAGTGAACCCCCGGGTGAGTCGGTCATCAGCCTTAGCTTCTAAGGCGACTGGGTATCCCATTGCGAAAATGGCCGCCAAAATTGCGGTTGGGTTGCACTTGGATGAAATTAAAAATCCGGTTACTGGTACCACGTATGCGGAGTTTGAACCGGCATTGGATTATGTGGTTTGCAAGATTCCACGGTGGCCGTTTGATAAGTTTACCCATGCTGACCGCCGGCTGGGAACCCAAATGAAAGCCACTGGCGAAGTGATGGCCATTGGCCGCAATATTGAAGAAGCGACGTTAAAAGCGGTGCGCTCCTTAGAAATTGGTCATACTTATATTGATGACCCGGCATTAGCAACGGTCGACGACGATACACTTAGTGATAAGTTGATTCATGCACAAGACGATCGGTTATTTTACTTAGCCGCCGCGATTCGCCGGGGATATCAGATTGAAGATTTAGCAGAGCTAACTAAGATTAATGTGTTCTTCTTGGATAAATTATTACATTTGATTGAACTTGAACGCGCGTTAACCGCGCAGCCGGATAATCTGGAAATTCTGACGACAGCTAAACAAAATGGGTTTGCGGATGCGACAGTGGCCGACTTATGGCATGAAACGGTCGATACAGTTCGGCATTTCCGGCAAGCCAATCAGTTAACGCCAGTTTATAAGATGGTGGATACTTGTGCGGGCGAATTCGCTTCTACAACACCATACTACTATGGCACGTATGAGACTGAGAATGAAAGTCAGGTTAGTGCCCGCCAATCGGTCTTAGTTCTCGGTTCTGGACCGATTCGGATTGGTCAAGGTGTGGAATTTGATTATGCCACGGTTCATTCAGTCAAAGCGATTCAACAGGCTGGTTATGAAGCGATTATTATGAATAGTAATCCAGAAACAGTTTCAACCGATTTCTCGATTTCCGATAAACTATATTTTGAACCTTTGACCTTAGAAGATGTCTTGAATGTGATTGATTTGGAACAGCCCTTAGGGGTTATCGTGCAATTTGGTGGTCAGACTGCGATTAACTTAGCCGCGCCGTTAGCAAAACGTGGTGTTAAAATCCTTGGGACTAGCGTGGCGGATGTGAACCGTGCTGAAGACCGGGATGAATTTGATCGGGTAATTAAACAATTACAGATTCCACAACCAGCTGGCGATACAGCTAGTGATGAGGCGACGGCATTGGCGATTGCGGACCGCTTAGGCTATCCGGTCTTGGTCCGGCCAAGTTATGTATTAGGCGGTCGTGCCATGGAAATCGTTAAAAAGCGGGCGGATTTGGATTATTACATGCACAATGCGGTCCAAGTCTCGCATGACCATCCGGTATTGGTGGACCGCTATTTAGTCGGTAAAGAATGTGAAGTGGATGCCATCTGTGACGGTGAAACGGTCTTAATTCCAGGCATTATGGAACATATCGAACGAGCGGGTGTCCATTCAGGCGATTCGATGGCTGTTTATCCACCACAATCACTTTCAGCGGCGGTCCAGCACCAAATTGTGACTTATACGAAACAATTGGCTTTGACGTTAAATTGCATCGGTATGATGAATATCCAATTTGTCATTCACGATGAGCAAGTGTATGTGATTGAAGTCAATCCCCGGGCTAGTCGGACAGTGCCATTTTTAAGTAAGGTGACCGGCATTCCAATGGCTCGAGTGGCAACGCGCGTTATCTTGGGACAAACGTTGCAAGCACAAGGCTATGCCTCAGGTTTAGTCCAACCGGGGCCACTTGTGCACGTTAAAGCGCCAGTATTCTCATTTTCCAAGTTGAACCGTGTTGACAGTCTGTTAGGACCAGAGATGAAGTCTACTGGTGAAGTGATGGGGAGTGATCAGACGATGGCAAAAGCGCTATATAAAGCTTTTGAAGCGGCGAAACTGCATGTCCCAAGTCATGGCAATGTCTTGATTACGGTGCGTGATGATGATAAACCCGAAGCGCGGCAATTAGCACAACGTTTCCACGAACTGGGATTCCAATTAATGGCGACCACTGGGACCGCCACGGACCTAATGGCCGCCGGTTTGCCCGTCAAAGTGGTCAATAAAATTGCGACCGGTGAGCATGACTTACGCCATCAAATGGAGGCGGGCCAAGTTCAAGTGGTGATTAATACCGTTTCAGATGAAGAACAAGCGGAAAATGATGGCACGTTGATTCGTAATACGGCGATTGCCCATGGTATTCCGTTGTTTACCGCCTTAGATACAGTTGCCGCAATTTTGCAAGTCTTAGAATCACAATCATTTGTGACGCAAGCCTTATAA
- a CDS encoding carbamoyl phosphate synthase small subunit: MKRYLVLADGTIYPGTAFGAPTVALGELVFNTGMSGYQESITDQSYNGEILMFTYPLIGNYGINRDDHESITPTCKGVVVHELARRASNWRSEMSLDDYLKMTGIPGITGIDTRAVTKHIRTMGAMKATIVDTVKPDTVTRLQATVLNAAVVAESSTTNAYPNPATGPNVVVVDFGLKHSILRELAKRQCNVTVLPYNTTASQILALNPDGVMLTNGPGDPKAVPAALTMIREVEKHVPLFGICLGHQLFALANGADTFKMKFGHRGFNHPVREIATGRIDFTSQNHGYAVDRASLAQTDLMITHEEINDGTVEGVRHRHYPAFSVQYHPDAAPGPHDADHIFDEFIDLMAAQPKTQKGSNFNA; encoded by the coding sequence ATGAAACGATATTTAGTCTTAGCGGATGGGACAATTTATCCCGGTACCGCTTTTGGGGCGCCAACGGTTGCACTCGGTGAGTTAGTTTTTAATACCGGAATGAGTGGTTACCAAGAATCGATTACTGATCAATCTTACAATGGTGAAATTTTGATGTTTACCTATCCTTTAATTGGTAATTATGGGATTAATCGTGATGACCATGAATCAATAACGCCAACTTGTAAAGGGGTGGTTGTGCATGAACTTGCCCGCCGTGCCAGCAATTGGCGTAGTGAAATGTCGTTGGATGATTACTTGAAAATGACCGGAATTCCTGGGATTACGGGGATTGATACGCGGGCAGTGACAAAACATATTCGAACGATGGGGGCAATGAAGGCGACCATTGTGGATACGGTTAAACCAGATACTGTGACGCGACTACAAGCCACGGTCTTAAACGCGGCAGTTGTGGCTGAAAGTTCTACCACTAATGCCTATCCAAATCCAGCGACTGGACCAAATGTGGTCGTGGTTGATTTCGGTTTGAAACATTCTATTTTGCGAGAATTAGCTAAACGGCAATGTAACGTGACCGTATTACCGTACAATACGACGGCCAGTCAAATTTTAGCTTTAAATCCAGATGGGGTCATGTTAACGAATGGCCCAGGTGATCCTAAAGCGGTACCTGCCGCGTTGACGATGATTCGGGAAGTGGAAAAGCACGTGCCACTCTTTGGAATCTGTTTAGGCCACCAGTTATTTGCTTTAGCAAATGGTGCCGATACGTTCAAAATGAAATTTGGACATCGAGGCTTCAATCATCCGGTGCGAGAAATTGCGACGGGGCGAATTGACTTTACGTCTCAAAATCATGGTTATGCGGTGGATCGCGCTTCTTTAGCCCAAACCGACTTGATGATCACGCACGAAGAAATTAATGATGGCACCGTTGAGGGCGTTAGACATCGGCATTATCCGGCCTTTTCAGTGCAATATCATCCGGATGCTGCCCCAGGTCCGCATGATGCTGACCATATCTTTGATGAATTTATTGATTTAATGGCAGCCCAACCAAAGACACAGAAAGGAAGCAATTTCAATGCCTAA
- a CDS encoding dihydroorotase, whose translation MSTLIKNAQILVAGQLTTQDILIQAGRIKAIGQQLNQQYGAADQLIDATGQLVIPGLVDVHVHLRDPGLTAKETIATGTMAAAHGGFTTIGAMPNVAPVPDTPAKVAAMVTANAEKGHIHVAQYASITTERTGDKLVDFAGVKQAGAFAVSNDGSGVQTAGTMYQAMCGAAKAGLTLAAHVEDDSLTYGGVMNAGPVADRLGLPGIMGISESAQIARDVLLAEASGVHYHVCHVSTAASVRVIRDAKRAGINVTCEVSPHHLLLTDTDITADNPMLKMNPPLRSPQDRAALIAGLLDGTIDMIATDHAPHTDAQKAGSMRTAAFGITGLETAFATLYTALVRTRLLTLGQLVALMSTRPAQLFGLKQAGRLAPGVPADIAIINLDQAYEIKADQMQSKGHNSPFIGWQVYGQVLMTLVDGQVVYGKERQA comes from the coding sequence ATGTCAACCTTAATTAAAAATGCACAAATTTTAGTAGCTGGTCAACTAACGACCCAAGATATTTTAATTCAAGCCGGTCGGATTAAAGCCATCGGCCAACAGTTGAATCAGCAATATGGGGCTGCTGACCAATTGATTGATGCGACTGGTCAGCTCGTTATTCCCGGGTTGGTGGATGTTCATGTACACTTACGCGACCCAGGCTTGACGGCTAAAGAGACCATTGCCACGGGAACGATGGCGGCAGCTCACGGTGGCTTTACAACCATTGGTGCCATGCCGAATGTGGCGCCGGTTCCGGATACACCGGCAAAAGTAGCCGCAATGGTGACCGCTAATGCTGAAAAAGGGCATATCCATGTGGCCCAATATGCCAGCATTACCACTGAGCGGACCGGCGATAAATTAGTTGACTTTGCTGGCGTTAAACAAGCCGGTGCGTTCGCGGTAAGTAACGATGGGTCCGGCGTTCAAACCGCGGGAACCATGTATCAAGCCATGTGTGGCGCTGCTAAAGCGGGCTTAACGTTAGCGGCCCATGTTGAAGATGATTCCTTAACTTATGGTGGTGTGATGAACGCCGGTCCGGTGGCTGATCGGTTAGGGTTACCGGGAATTATGGGGATTTCAGAATCTGCCCAAATTGCACGCGATGTCTTGTTAGCGGAAGCCAGTGGGGTGCATTATCACGTGTGTCATGTTTCTACAGCAGCTAGTGTGCGGGTGATTCGTGACGCCAAACGAGCTGGGATTAATGTGACGTGTGAAGTTTCGCCCCATCACTTATTATTAACGGATACGGACATTACGGCCGATAATCCGATGTTGAAGATGAATCCGCCATTACGGTCACCGCAAGATCGCGCCGCTTTAATTGCGGGGTTGCTCGATGGGACCATTGATATGATTGCGACGGATCATGCGCCACATACGGATGCGCAAAAAGCGGGTTCAATGCGGACCGCGGCTTTTGGCATTACAGGTCTCGAAACGGCATTTGCCACGTTGTACACCGCTTTAGTTAGGACCCGTTTGTTAACACTAGGTCAATTAGTGGCCTTGATGAGCACCCGGCCCGCCCAATTATTTGGGTTAAAACAAGCTGGTCGACTAGCTCCCGGGGTTCCTGCGGATATTGCCATTATTAATTTGGATCAAGCCTATGAGATTAAAGCCGATCAAATGCAATCGAAGGGCCATAATTCACCCTTCATTGGTTGGCAAGTTTATGGTCAAGTATTAATGACCTTGGTGGACGGTCAGGTAGTTTATGGAAAGGAACGGCAAGCATGA
- a CDS encoding aspartate carbamoyltransferase catalytic subunit, whose amino-acid sequence MQTTTNLVSVDQFSNTDVMTYIHLAQAFKRGLTVSLKQPVYAMNLFFENSTRTHTSFEMAERRLGVQVIPFDPQTSSVTKGESLLDTLKTVAAIGVNLVAIRHPKDHYYDAIVAAKLSLSLINAGDGSGQHPSQSLLDMLTIYEAFGHFKGLKIAIVGDLQHSRVARSNMMLLTQLGAEVYFSGPKAWYNSDFATYGTYRPLDDLVGQMDVMMLLRVQHERLTQVNNAAFDATTYHQQYGLTVARAAKMPAQAIIMHPAPVNRGVELASELVEAPQSRIFQQMTNGVYVRMAMVAKLLGQQGLLDATQLEKESVDVNLN is encoded by the coding sequence ATGCAAACAACGACTAATTTAGTAAGTGTTGATCAATTTAGTAACACCGATGTGATGACCTATATTCATTTGGCGCAAGCGTTCAAACGGGGGTTAACGGTATCGTTAAAGCAACCGGTCTACGCCATGAATTTGTTTTTTGAGAACAGTACGCGGACCCATACCAGTTTTGAGATGGCCGAACGCCGCTTAGGGGTACAGGTTATTCCGTTTGACCCGCAAACGAGTTCCGTCACTAAGGGTGAAAGTTTATTAGATACGCTTAAAACGGTGGCCGCAATCGGGGTTAATTTAGTCGCCATTCGCCACCCTAAAGATCACTATTATGATGCTATCGTGGCGGCAAAGTTATCGTTGAGCTTGATTAATGCTGGCGATGGCAGTGGTCAACATCCATCGCAATCCTTATTAGATATGTTAACGATTTATGAAGCCTTTGGTCATTTTAAAGGATTGAAAATTGCCATTGTGGGTGATTTACAGCACTCACGGGTAGCCCGCTCAAACATGATGTTATTAACCCAGCTAGGGGCAGAAGTGTACTTTAGTGGACCCAAAGCATGGTATAACAGTGATTTTGCTACCTATGGGACGTATCGGCCGCTTGATGACTTAGTTGGTCAGATGGATGTCATGATGTTATTACGGGTGCAACACGAACGTTTAACTCAAGTGAATAATGCCGCTTTTGATGCGACGACTTATCATCAACAGTATGGGTTAACGGTGGCGCGAGCGGCTAAGATGCCGGCGCAGGCAATTATCATGCATCCAGCACCGGTTAATCGGGGCGTCGAATTAGCCAGTGAGTTGGTTGAAGCGCCACAATCCCGTATTTTTCAACAGATGACTAACGGGGTTTATGTTCGGATGGCAATGGTTGCTAAGTTGTTAGGTCAGCAAGGGTTGCTCGATGCGACCCAATTAGAAAAGGAGTCCGTCGATGTCAACCTTAATTAA
- the pyrR gene encoding bifunctional pyr operon transcriptional regulator/uracil phosphoribosyltransferase PyrR produces the protein MAREVVDAMTMRRALTRITYEIIEQNKGVGNLVFIGIKTRGIFLAQRLAQRLKQLEGVDVPVGSLDITLYRDDHHAIDVQGQARLNGAEIPVDINGKHIILVDDVLFTGRTVRAALDALMDQGRPAKISLAVLVDRGHRELPIRPDFIGKNIPTALDEQVSVALEEHDGHDGIAIEKLE, from the coding sequence ATGGCACGAGAAGTCGTTGATGCAATGACGATGCGCCGCGCGTTAACGCGGATTACGTACGAAATTATTGAACAAAATAAAGGCGTTGGTAATTTGGTCTTTATCGGGATTAAAACCCGGGGGATTTTTTTGGCGCAACGGTTGGCGCAACGTCTAAAGCAATTAGAAGGCGTCGACGTGCCAGTTGGTTCATTAGATATTACCTTATACCGCGACGATCATCATGCGATTGATGTTCAGGGACAAGCCCGCTTAAATGGCGCTGAAATTCCAGTTGATATTAATGGCAAGCATATTATTTTAGTCGATGATGTGTTATTTACCGGGCGGACGGTGCGTGCCGCATTAGATGCCTTGATGGATCAAGGTCGGCCAGCCAAAATTTCACTAGCTGTCTTAGTTGATCGTGGTCATCGGGAATTGCCAATTCGGCCAGACTTTATTGGTAAGAACATTCCGACGGCGTTAGATGAACAAGTGAGCGTCGCCTTAGAAGAACATGATGGTCATGACGGTATCGCTATCGAAAAATTAGAATAA
- a CDS encoding DUF1275 family protein, with translation MTKLKQRTNPAREQLLFGSGLMLVAGALEAYTYLEHGAVFAGFQTGNLMLLGLQLGQLNFTRLGNYMVAMLAFMLGTVLVRRLHTYQVRKHYQPTTGLLWSELLILVLTTLFMTWLPEVVLVGLLALAAAVQVHTFQTLKATTLTSSLLTDRFRTLATALDAGIRHHDQAARVQALDMLLTMGSFGLGAVLIGLLAPLLKDYTLLGPVVGLLGLILWRHQRQQQRQWKH, from the coding sequence GTGACTAAATTGAAACAGCGCACTAATCCCGCCCGCGAGCAGCTCTTGTTCGGTAGCGGCTTAATGCTAGTAGCGGGAGCTTTAGAAGCTTACACTTACTTGGAGCACGGCGCCGTCTTTGCTGGCTTCCAAACGGGAAACTTAATGTTACTCGGTTTACAGCTCGGCCAACTAAACTTCACTCGGTTAGGCAATTACATGGTAGCGATGCTCGCTTTTATGCTCGGAACGGTCTTAGTTCGGCGCTTACACACCTATCAAGTTCGTAAGCATTATCAACCAACTACTGGCTTACTCTGGTCAGAATTGCTTATTTTAGTGCTAACAACGCTTTTCATGACGTGGTTACCAGAAGTGGTCTTGGTCGGTTTATTAGCGTTAGCGGCGGCCGTTCAAGTTCACACTTTCCAGACCCTAAAAGCGACAACCTTAACGAGCAGTCTTTTAACTGACCGTTTTCGCACGCTAGCAACTGCCTTAGATGCGGGCATCCGCCATCATGACCAAGCAGCACGGGTCCAAGCTTTAGATATGCTCCTTACTATGGGAAGTTTCGGTCTTGGGGCCGTCCTGATTGGCCTATTAGCACCACTGCTTAAAGATTATACCTTGCTTGGTCCGGTAGTCGGCCTATTGGGCTTAATTCTATGGCGTCATCAGCGGCAACAACAACGGCAATGGAAGCATTAG